From one Amycolatopsis sp. FDAARGOS 1241 genomic stretch:
- a CDS encoding HAD family hydrolase has protein sequence MGITVGFDLDMTLIDPRPGMVAVMNALGAEAGLPLDGEHFAANLGPPLEDSLRGFEAPEERIPELVGRFRELYPEVVVPSTIALPGAAEALKAVRAAGGRTLVVTGKFGPNARRHVEALGLEVDELVGELWSTQKAVALKEHDARAYVGDHLGDVRGARAAGALAAAVTTGPCTREELVAEGADVVFASLVEFPDWFARTFG, from the coding sequence GTGGGCATCACGGTGGGCTTCGACCTGGACATGACGCTGATCGACCCGCGGCCCGGCATGGTCGCGGTGATGAACGCACTCGGTGCGGAGGCGGGCCTGCCGCTGGACGGCGAGCACTTCGCCGCCAACCTCGGCCCGCCGCTGGAGGACAGCCTGCGCGGCTTCGAGGCACCGGAGGAGCGCATCCCCGAGCTTGTCGGCCGGTTCCGCGAGCTGTACCCGGAGGTGGTCGTGCCGAGCACGATCGCGCTGCCGGGCGCGGCGGAGGCACTGAAGGCCGTGCGCGCGGCCGGCGGGCGCACGCTCGTCGTCACGGGCAAGTTCGGGCCGAACGCGCGGCGGCACGTCGAGGCGCTCGGGCTGGAGGTCGACGAGCTCGTCGGTGAGCTGTGGTCCACGCAGAAAGCGGTGGCGCTGAAGGAGCACGACGCCCGTGCGTATGTCGGAGATCACCTCGGCGACGTGCGGGGCGCCCGGGCGGCGGGCGCGCTCGCGGCGGCGGTCACCACGGGGCCGTGCACGCGGGAGGAACTCGTCGCCGAAGGAGCGGACGTGGTGTTCGCCTCGCTGGTGGAGTTCCCGGACTGGTTCGCGCGGACGTTCGGCTGA